In Deinococcus puniceus, one genomic interval encodes:
- a CDS encoding tRNA nucleotidyltransferase/poly(A) polymerase family protein, translating to MTDFAALVPAGATVALVGGAVRDGLLGIASNTSPDLDLAIEGADLQALATATGLPFTFHAAFGNATVTLPDNRTVDLIRTRRETYPVAGGNPVPEPGTLTEDLQRRDFGLNALALVLEPGGELHLLDVVGGLPDIQARVLRPLHSGSFHEDASRLVRAARLAARLDLAAHPDLLAQVPDALKMAEQTPRLWAELRLLLAEPRPGRAARMLETWGAGQLPPPASLPLLDALDAEKEQGVAVNFQTYAAALLHVAPNPADLAARLNLGEKPAALLARALSDTPYPDGSPERILRRLLRPDAYTPLTGRDVVALGVPAGQQIGAALAYLAGLRAAGQVQSAEDERAALRQYVRNLPPS from the coding sequence TTGACCGACTTCGCGGCGCTGGTTCCGGCGGGGGCAACTGTGGCGTTGGTGGGCGGCGCGGTGCGGGACGGCTTGCTGGGGATTGCCTCCAACACTTCACCTGATCTGGATTTGGCGATAGAAGGCGCAGATCTTCAGGCTTTGGCAACGGCAACAGGCCTGCCCTTCACCTTTCATGCGGCGTTTGGCAATGCCACCGTGACCCTGCCCGATAACCGAACCGTAGACTTGATCCGTACCCGCCGCGAAACATACCCGGTGGCAGGCGGCAACCCCGTTCCCGAACCCGGAACCCTGACCGAAGATTTGCAGCGGCGCGATTTTGGCCTCAATGCGCTGGCGCTGGTGCTGGAGCCGGGGGGAGAACTTCACCTGCTGGACGTGGTGGGCGGCCTGCCCGATATACAGGCGCGGGTGCTGCGGCCCCTGCATTCCGGCTCCTTTCACGAGGATGCCAGCCGGTTGGTGCGGGCGGCACGGTTGGCGGCGCGGCTGGACTTGGCGGCCCACCCCGATCTGCTGGCGCAAGTGCCCGACGCGCTGAAGATGGCCGAACAGACTCCGCGCCTATGGGCTGAGCTGCGATTGCTGCTGGCCGAACCTCGCCCCGGACGAGCGGCCCGGATGCTGGAAACGTGGGGCGCAGGCCAACTCCCGCCCCCCGCCAGTCTGCCGCTGCTGGACGCGCTGGACGCCGAAAAAGAGCAGGGCGTGGCTGTCAACTTTCAGACCTACGCCGCTGCCCTGCTGCACGTCGCGCCGAATCCTGCCGACTTGGCCGCCCGCCTGAATTTGGGCGAAAAGCCCGCCGCGTTGCTGGCCCGTGCCCTCTCCGACACGCCGTATCCAGACGGCAGCCCCGAACGAATCCTGCGGCGATTGCTGCGCCCGGACGCCTACACGCCCCTGACTGGGCGCGACGTGGTGGCGCTGGGCGTTCCAGCGGGCCAACAGATCGGCGCGGCGCTGGCCTACCTCGCGGGGTTGCGGGCAGCGGGGCAAGTGCAGTCGGCAGAGGATGAACGGGCGGCGCTGAGGCAGTACGTGCGGAACCTGCCTCCTTCATGA
- the trhA gene encoding PAQR family membrane homeostasis protein TrhA, producing MNRLPSPREPVNALTHWAGAAAALIVLGPLLWWAHSRGLSLWPFLVFGVSMVALYAASASYHSFRAGERGLLWLRKLDHAGIFLLIAGSYTPVAYYGLEGVWREAVLWVIWGIAIAGITLKLVTMRLPRWISTLLYAGMGWTALALMPQLVQNLPPAAIFWLATGGVMYSVGAVVYGTKRWLPGPRGRKFPKHWGFHEVWHLFVLAGTGAHVAMMFSLS from the coding sequence ATGAACCGACTGCCTTCTCCCCGCGAGCCTGTGAACGCCCTGACCCACTGGGCGGGAGCGGCTGCGGCCCTAATTGTGCTGGGGCCGCTGCTGTGGTGGGCGCACTCGCGCGGGCTGAGCCTGTGGCCGTTCCTAGTGTTCGGCGTCAGTATGGTGGCGCTCTACGCGGCCTCGGCCAGCTACCATTCCTTCCGGGCAGGCGAGCGCGGCCTGCTGTGGCTCCGCAAGTTGGATCACGCCGGAATCTTTCTCTTGATCGCCGGAAGTTATACCCCAGTCGCCTACTACGGGCTAGAAGGCGTGTGGCGCGAAGCCGTGCTGTGGGTCATCTGGGGCATCGCCATTGCCGGAATTACCCTCAAGTTGGTCACCATGCGCCTGCCCCGCTGGATCAGTACGCTGCTGTACGCGGGCATGGGCTGGACGGCCTTGGCCCTGATGCCGCAACTGGTGCAAAATTTGCCTCCCGCCGCTATTTTCTGGCTGGCCACAGGCGGCGTGATGTACTCCGTGGGCGCAGTCGTCTACGGCACCAAGCGGTGGCTCCCCGGCCCACGCGGGCGCAAGTTCCCCAAGCACTGGGGCTTCCACGAAGTCTGGCACCTGTTCGTGCTGGCAGGAACTGGCGCACATGTAGCGATGATGTTCAGCCTGAGTTGA
- the guaB gene encoding IMP dehydrogenase, whose product MSAPATAPTQTNLPEETPSSGSDRFSYKFGQEGITFDDVLLQPRHSTVLPHEVNVEAQLTRRVRLNIPFVSAAMDTVTELAMAVAMAREGGIGVIHKNMGIDAQAEMVRKVKRSESGMIVDPITLPPHATVGDADRLMGEYRISGVPITDPNGLLLGIITNRDMRFVDDLTTPIADVMTRDNLITVPVGTTLEQAHEMFKRNRIEKLLVTDEGGMLRGLITIKDLTKRVKYPRAAKDHLGRLRVAAAIGVSADLMDRAAALVQSGVDVLVLDSAHGHSQGILNALSRVKEQFDVDVIAGNIATKAGARDLILAGADAIKVGIGPGSICTTRIVTGVGVPQITAIFEASSVALEAGIPVIADGGIKQTGDVPKAIAAGASIVMMGSMLAGTDESPGETVLRDGRRYKSYRGMGSLGAMDQGSSDRYFQSGSRKFVPEGIEGIVAYRGTASEVIYQFVGGLRSSMGYCGAPDLQAMRDHAQFVRITGASLVESHPHGVTITREAPNYGGK is encoded by the coding sequence ATGAGTGCGCCAGCAACTGCCCCCACCCAAACCAATTTGCCGGAAGAGACGCCCAGCAGCGGCTCAGACCGTTTCAGCTACAAGTTTGGACAAGAAGGCATTACCTTCGACGATGTGTTGTTGCAGCCCCGGCATTCTACCGTATTGCCGCACGAGGTCAACGTGGAGGCCCAGCTGACCCGCCGCGTGCGCCTGAATATCCCGTTCGTGTCGGCGGCGATGGACACCGTGACCGAATTGGCGATGGCCGTTGCCATGGCCCGTGAAGGCGGCATCGGCGTGATTCACAAGAACATGGGCATAGACGCGCAGGCCGAAATGGTTCGCAAGGTCAAGCGCAGCGAAAGCGGCATGATCGTCGACCCCATTACGCTGCCGCCGCATGCCACCGTAGGCGACGCAGACCGTCTGATGGGCGAATACCGCATCAGCGGCGTGCCGATTACCGATCCCAACGGCCTCTTGCTGGGCATCATCACCAACCGCGACATGCGCTTTGTGGACGACCTGACCACGCCGATTGCCGACGTGATGACCCGCGACAACCTGATTACGGTGCCGGTGGGCACCACGCTGGAGCAGGCGCACGAGATGTTCAAGCGCAACCGTATAGAAAAGTTGCTGGTGACCGATGAGGGCGGCATGTTGCGCGGCCTGATCACCATCAAAGACCTGACCAAGCGTGTGAAATACCCCCGCGCCGCCAAAGACCACTTGGGCCGTCTGCGGGTGGCCGCCGCCATTGGCGTGAGTGCCGACCTGATGGACAGGGCCGCCGCGCTGGTGCAGTCGGGCGTAGACGTGCTGGTGCTGGACAGCGCTCATGGCCACAGCCAAGGCATCCTGAATGCCCTGAGCCGTGTGAAAGAGCAGTTTGACGTAGACGTGATCGCCGGAAACATTGCCACCAAAGCCGGGGCCAGAGACCTGATTTTGGCCGGTGCCGATGCCATTAAGGTGGGCATCGGGCCGGGTTCGATCTGTACCACCCGCATCGTTACGGGCGTCGGCGTGCCTCAAATCACGGCCATTTTCGAGGCCAGCAGCGTAGCCCTCGAAGCCGGAATTCCGGTCATTGCCGACGGCGGCATCAAGCAAACGGGCGACGTGCCCAAAGCCATCGCCGCCGGAGCCAGCATCGTGATGATGGGCAGCATGTTGGCCGGAACCGACGAATCTCCGGGCGAAACCGTGCTGCGCGATGGCCGCCGCTACAAGAGCTACCGGGGCATGGGCAGCCTTGGCGCAATGGATCAGGGCAGCAGTGACCGCTATTTCCAGTCGGGCAGCCGCAAGTTTGTGCCCGAAGGCATCGAGGGCATCGTGGCTTACCGGGGCACCGCCAGCGAAGTCATCTATCAGTTTGTGGGCGGTTTACGGAGCAGCATGGGCTATTGCGGCGCACCCGATTTGCAGGCCATGCGCGATCATGCCCAGTTCGTGCGGATCACGGGGGCCAGCCTTGTGGAAAGTCACCCGCACGGCGTCACCATTACGCGGGAAGCGCCGAATTACGGCGGCAAGTAA
- the hslO gene encoding Hsp33 family molecular chaperone HslO, translated as MTSSQNSDSYVLRGTAAGGTLRFVGIDATKIVEDARLRHDLSKTATAALGRTLAASALLAVVLGKKTDSRVTLRLEGGGPVGWIVAEGSTDGSVRGYVRQPGADLPLRESDGKLDVSGIVGTEGELAVTRLLDNGEPYTGSVDLVSGEIAEDVSMYLGVSEQIPNAVLLGVYEEGGRVAHAGGLLVQAMPGVTDETLGKLEANIRAMGQITDNLRRGSLMEAMHRAAEGLELLLAAEAQAARFQCRCSREKASDSLKFFNAEERQEMMDAGGQEIVCHWCGEHYQISPEEIAALGAGPERAKA; from the coding sequence ATGACATCCAGCCAGAACTCTGATTCCTATGTGTTGCGCGGAACTGCGGCGGGCGGCACGCTGCGCTTTGTGGGTATAGACGCGACCAAAATCGTAGAAGACGCCCGCCTGCGCCACGACCTCAGCAAAACGGCGACGGCGGCGCTGGGACGAACGCTGGCCGCTTCCGCGCTGCTGGCCGTGGTGCTGGGCAAAAAGACCGACAGCCGCGTGACCCTGCGCCTAGAGGGTGGCGGCCCGGTGGGCTGGATCGTGGCCGAGGGCAGCACCGACGGCAGCGTGCGCGGCTATGTGCGCCAGCCGGGGGCCGATTTGCCCCTGCGCGAAAGCGACGGCAAACTGGACGTCAGCGGCATCGTGGGCACAGAGGGGGAACTGGCCGTGACCCGCCTGCTGGACAACGGCGAGCCGTACACGGGCAGCGTCGACCTCGTGAGCGGCGAGATTGCCGAGGACGTGAGCATGTATCTGGGCGTATCGGAGCAGATTCCGAATGCCGTGCTGCTGGGCGTGTACGAGGAAGGCGGGCGGGTGGCCCACGCGGGCGGGCTGCTGGTTCAGGCCATGCCGGGCGTGACCGATGAAACGCTGGGCAAGCTGGAGGCCAACATCCGCGCGATGGGCCAGATCACCGACAACCTTCGCCGGGGCAGCCTGATGGAAGCGATGCACCGCGCCGCCGAAGGGTTGGAACTGCTGCTGGCCGCCGAAGCACAAGCCGCCCGTTTTCAGTGCCGCTGCTCCCGCGAAAAGGCCAGCGACAGCCTGAAGTTCTTTAACGCCGAGGAGCGTCAGGAAATGATGGACGCGGGCGGCCAAGAAATCGTATGCCACTGGTGCGGCGAGCATTATCAGATCAGCCCCGAAGAAATCGCGGCGCTGGGAGCCGGGCCGGAGCGGGCGAAGGCGTAA
- a CDS encoding site-2 protease family protein, translating into MGLLNLLTTNPTAFVIIAVALVLSLTVHEFAHAYVADRLGDPTPRRFGRVTLNPGKHLDPLGTLLLLVAGFGFAKPVPINPANLGRWGVLWVSAAGPISNLLIAVVTAILLRVLPQNDLTFQVLLTVLGINVVLAVFNLIPIPLLDGSRILGALVPSLGRSLAQFEAMPFSFLLVMGFIFLAREPISGIINTVQRWVLGVVGYA; encoded by the coding sequence ATGGGCCTTCTCAATCTGCTGACCACCAATCCCACGGCGTTCGTGATTATCGCTGTGGCGCTCGTCCTCTCCTTAACTGTTCACGAATTTGCCCACGCCTACGTTGCCGACAGATTGGGAGACCCCACGCCGCGCCGATTTGGGCGGGTCACACTGAATCCGGGCAAGCACCTAGACCCGCTGGGCACGCTGCTGCTGTTGGTGGCAGGCTTCGGATTCGCCAAACCCGTGCCCATCAATCCGGCCAATTTGGGGCGCTGGGGCGTACTCTGGGTGTCGGCGGCAGGCCCCATCAGCAACCTGCTCATTGCTGTTGTGACCGCCATTTTGCTGCGTGTCCTGCCCCAAAACGACTTGACGTTTCAGGTCTTGCTCACCGTCCTAGGCATCAACGTCGTGTTGGCTGTCTTCAATCTCATTCCTATCCCATTGCTGGACGGCAGCCGCATTCTGGGCGCACTCGTGCCGTCGCTGGGCCGCAGCCTCGCGCAATTTGAAGCCATGCCGTTCAGTTTTTTGCTGGTGATGGGGTTCATCTTTCTGGCCCGCGAGCCTATCAGCGGAATCATCAATACGGTACAGCGGTGGGTACTGGGCGTAGTGGGCTACGCATGA
- a CDS encoding S1C family serine protease has product MKAPLIGTLLVLAGLGLGATLLRDQVPVGGASAPAAAPAPNEAAAKLQNELNTIDIVKRFEPGLVYISTEQDIASSDPFGWMFGGGTEETQVQQGVGSGFFVNAQGDILTNYHVVAGQAGAGAADRIRVRVMGRTETVTAKVIGLAPQYDLALIRPQGLDANLIKPIPLGNSDTLQVGQKAVAMGAPFGLDFSVTEGIVSSTARQIPIGFSTSGSGEGITQKAIQTDAAINPGNSGGPLLDSSGRVIGINTQIYSPSGASGASQSAGVGFAIPINAAKNLLPRLQAAGGGVVLAPKLTGVTPGLVVQQRTAGGARNVAVGLSMLSSEGKSTLNLPESGLVVGGVAPGTPAYAAGLRGGTDTQAFRGGAIQLGGDVIVEANGLPVDALEDLQAALIDKKEGDTVTLKVVRDGETREVKVTLDAAAFQ; this is encoded by the coding sequence ATGAAGGCCCCTCTCATCGGAACCCTGCTGGTACTCGCCGGACTTGGCTTGGGCGCGACGTTGCTCAGAGATCAAGTGCCTGTAGGCGGGGCAAGTGCGCCCGCGGCGGCTCCCGCACCCAACGAAGCCGCCGCGAAATTGCAGAATGAACTGAACACCATCGACATCGTGAAGCGCTTTGAGCCGGGACTGGTGTACATCAGCACCGAGCAAGACATTGCCAGCAGCGATCCATTCGGCTGGATGTTTGGCGGCGGCACGGAGGAAACGCAGGTGCAGCAGGGCGTCGGCAGCGGCTTTTTCGTGAATGCTCAGGGCGATATTCTGACCAATTACCATGTGGTGGCAGGTCAGGCCGGAGCAGGTGCCGCCGACAGAATCCGCGTGCGCGTGATGGGCCGCACGGAAACGGTGACGGCCAAAGTCATCGGGCTGGCTCCGCAATACGATTTGGCCCTGATTCGCCCGCAGGGACTGGACGCCAACCTGATCAAACCGATTCCACTGGGCAATTCGGACACGTTGCAAGTGGGCCAGAAAGCCGTGGCGATGGGCGCTCCGTTCGGACTGGATTTTAGTGTGACCGAGGGCATTGTCAGCAGCACCGCCCGCCAGATTCCGATTGGGTTTTCTACCAGTGGCAGCGGCGAAGGCATTACCCAAAAGGCCATTCAGACTGATGCGGCCATCAATCCGGGCAACTCCGGCGGGCCTCTCTTAGACAGCAGCGGGCGCGTGATCGGCATCAATACCCAAATCTATTCGCCCAGTGGGGCCAGCGGCGCGTCTCAGAGCGCGGGCGTGGGCTTTGCCATTCCCATCAACGCGGCCAAAAACCTGTTGCCCCGCCTTCAGGCCGCGGGCGGCGGTGTGGTGCTGGCCCCCAAACTGACCGGAGTGACGCCCGGCTTGGTGGTGCAGCAGCGCACGGCGGGCGGCGCGAGGAATGTGGCGGTGGGCCTGAGCATGCTGTCCAGCGAGGGCAAAAGCACGCTGAACTTGCCGGAATCGGGGCTGGTGGTGGGCGGGGTTGCGCCCGGAACGCCTGCTTACGCGGCTGGGCTGCGCGGCGGCACGGACACTCAGGCCTTCCGGGGCGGCGCGATTCAGCTAGGCGGAGACGTGATCGTGGAGGCGAACGGCTTGCCCGTAGATGCCTTAGAAGACCTGCAAGCCGCGCTGATCGACAAAAAGGAAGGCGATACGGTGACGCTGAAGGTGGTCAGGGACGGCGAGACCCGTGAGGTGAAGGTCACGCTGGACGCCGCCGCTTTTCAGTGA
- a CDS encoding ABC transporter substrate-binding protein — translation MTLIHSPKKVLSAVALTTLALTLAACNNQSNNGAASTLVVQESADIPTLDPGTTYDTGSGQVVENLYETLLTYKGNSLSELAPQLATQWTEGNEGREYRFTLREGVKFHAGNDFKCADAEYTFRRNLVTNTADSGNWFLSESLLGTGANANDDTSITWQRITDAVKCDGETLVFKLPKADPAFLSKLAYTGQSIVDSAHAKEIGEWDGTEATWKAAVGKDLTGSPLAKDPSGTGAYRLLEKTANALTATAFEDYWGDKASIKNIVIQLVPEQAARLQAFERGDADLIETGGRPIIEEQLTGKEGIAILDNLPDTGAFGISMNQNMKDATRIGSGKLDGKGIPANFFSDVDVRRGFVAAFNVPQYIKEVQGEKGEARNFLLPDTFPGYDKNLEAPKFDLEAARAAFQRAWGGQVWANGFTLNATYRAGSVSAQTGMELLKKNIESLNPKFRVNIVAKQWSEIISDGAAGKELMIITGWAPDYADPDNFVHTFYSSDGYYQPRLNFKDTQLDTWINEARTITDTARRNELYANIARRAADQAYYVLLPSNPGILAYRDTVKGISAEAFNPMISFRTGTLWKALSKG, via the coding sequence ATGACCCTCATTCACTCCCCCAAAAAAGTCCTTAGCGCCGTCGCGCTTACCACGCTCGCCCTCACGCTGGCCGCCTGCAATAACCAGAGCAACAATGGCGCGGCCAGTACCCTCGTGGTGCAGGAATCCGCCGATATTCCCACCCTAGACCCCGGCACCACCTACGACACGGGCAGTGGGCAAGTCGTAGAAAACCTGTATGAGACGCTGCTGACCTACAAGGGCAACAGCCTGAGCGAGCTTGCGCCGCAGTTGGCAACCCAATGGACGGAAGGCAACGAGGGCCGCGAGTACCGTTTCACGCTGCGGGAAGGCGTGAAATTCCACGCGGGCAACGATTTCAAGTGTGCCGACGCCGAATACACTTTCCGCCGCAACTTGGTCACCAACACCGCCGACAGCGGCAACTGGTTCCTCTCCGAAAGCCTGCTGGGTACGGGCGCGAACGCCAACGACGACACCTCAATTACTTGGCAGCGCATTACGGACGCTGTGAAGTGCGACGGCGAAACGCTGGTCTTCAAGCTCCCTAAAGCTGACCCTGCGTTCCTGTCCAAGCTGGCCTACACGGGCCAGAGCATCGTAGACAGCGCCCATGCCAAGGAAATTGGCGAGTGGGATGGTACCGAAGCCACATGGAAGGCGGCGGTGGGCAAAGACCTGACCGGCAGCCCGCTGGCCAAAGACCCCAGCGGCACGGGCGCTTACCGCCTGCTGGAAAAGACCGCCAACGCGCTGACGGCCACCGCCTTCGAGGACTATTGGGGCGACAAGGCCAGTATCAAGAACATAGTCATTCAGCTGGTGCCGGAACAGGCCGCCCGCCTTCAAGCCTTCGAGCGGGGCGACGCCGATCTGATCGAAACGGGTGGACGGCCCATCATCGAGGAACAGTTGACGGGCAAGGAAGGCATCGCCATTCTGGACAACCTGCCCGATACAGGCGCGTTCGGCATCTCCATGAACCAGAATATGAAAGACGCCACCCGCATCGGCAGTGGTAAGCTGGACGGCAAGGGTATTCCCGCCAACTTTTTTAGCGACGTAGACGTGCGCCGGGGCTTCGTCGCGGCCTTCAACGTGCCGCAGTACATCAAGGAAGTTCAGGGCGAGAAAGGCGAGGCCCGTAACTTCCTCTTGCCCGATACGTTCCCCGGCTACGACAAGAATCTGGAAGCCCCCAAATTTGACCTGGAGGCCGCCCGCGCCGCCTTCCAGCGGGCTTGGGGCGGTCAGGTCTGGGCCAACGGCTTCACGCTGAACGCCACCTACCGCGCCGGAAGTGTCAGCGCTCAAACGGGCATGGAACTGCTGAAGAAGAACATCGAATCGCTGAATCCCAAGTTTCGCGTGAACATCGTGGCCAAGCAGTGGTCTGAAATCATCAGCGACGGTGCGGCGGGCAAAGAACTGATGATCATTACAGGCTGGGCACCCGATTACGCCGATCCCGACAACTTCGTGCATACCTTTTACAGCAGCGACGGCTACTACCAGCCCCGCCTGAACTTCAAGGACACGCAGCTTGATACGTGGATTAATGAGGCCCGCACGATCACCGACACGGCCCGCCGAAACGAGCTGTACGCCAACATTGCGCGCCGCGCCGCCGATCAGGCGTATTACGTGCTGCTGCCCAGCAATCCCGGCATTCTGGCCTACCGCGACACCGTCAAGGGCATCAGCGCCGAAGCCTTCAACCCGATGATCTCTTTCCGCACGGGCACGCTCTGGAAGGCACTCAGCAAAGGCTGA
- a CDS encoding metallophosphoesterase family protein has translation MLTGALKVLVISDTHGLLRPEVVALAHSADAILHAGDVGKPEILDTLREAMPGEVHAIRGNVDRTAPLKALPETLLLELGGVWIYLLHDLTQLDRNQLNLVPEVAGMQVVISGHTHQPKLEGRGGVLYLNPGSVGPRRFRLPVACAWLHLKGDQITAEPVTLEV, from the coding sequence ATGCTGACTGGGGCTCTGAAGGTGCTGGTGATCTCAGATACGCACGGGCTCTTGCGCCCCGAAGTCGTGGCATTGGCGCATTCGGCAGACGCCATTTTGCATGCGGGCGACGTGGGGAAACCAGAGATTCTGGACACCTTGCGGGAAGCTATGCCGGGAGAAGTCCACGCGATTCGCGGCAACGTTGACCGCACCGCCCCGCTGAAGGCCCTTCCCGAAACCCTGCTGCTGGAACTGGGCGGAGTGTGGATTTACCTCCTGCATGACTTGACTCAGCTTGACCGAAATCAGCTTAATCTGGTGCCCGAGGTCGCGGGTATGCAAGTCGTCATCAGTGGGCATACGCATCAGCCCAAGCTGGAGGGGCGAGGCGGTGTGCTGTACCTGAATCCGGGTTCGGTGGGGCCGCGCCGCTTCCGGTTGCCTGTGGCTTGCGCGTGGCTGCATCTCAAGGGCGACCAGATCACGGCAGAGCCTGTCACGCTGGAGGTTTAA
- a CDS encoding outer membrane protein assembly factor BamB family protein, which yields MRKPHSKFTSLLLTTGLLLAAQISSAQSAVPRVTPAPSVPAPAVTSQPGSNQPVAPASTSLTPPTAAPQVAWFKELRVLSGVAVSDNGDLTFVGADARIHRTDARGVEKWNYAAGDIGRAHPIVTPEGNVVAATYDDYLYSLDGAGKLLWRVRLDGDLFASPALRVDGSVIATTAGGSVYAVSAAGKILWTLKIAAPIFSSPAIAPDGTIYFGGQDNRMHAVTPEGKLKWVFAAGSLVFSSPAIDAQGNVYFGSSDRRIYSVGPDGKVRWSRPTGLFVNASPIITGSGLVVVGSYDGSLYAINTTGEPEWTYKAGSPIAAPAAELSDGTIIVGDLGGTLHAVGKAGQAVWTLKTGKKIDTGVAVSDQGMLYFVTEGGGLSALAKQRPLADGAWTTFRGVPTGWGRVLTPAEAQARTQARRAAATAVLATLPPVPKPPTPPAPTPPVTPPRPTTPTPPKPPVVIPPPAPVLTPAQLAGAAATGARLEAGVVYLPLSPAAGALGLSVRVLTPRTATLAANATDAGQVVPVRTLNKVAYVPLSALAKLPGTQVTLTQTPTPAVTFTRLGRVTAFPLNLPKVMPIKPQPEYPDVIVRK from the coding sequence ATGAGAAAACCTCACTCAAAATTCACAAGCCTGCTGCTGACCACCGGGTTACTGCTGGCAGCGCAGATTTCATCGGCCCAGTCCGCTGTGCCGCGCGTCACCCCTGCTCCTTCCGTCCCGGCCCCCGCAGTCACTTCCCAGCCGGGTTCCAATCAACCTGTTGCCCCCGCCAGCACGTCCCTAACGCCCCCCACCGCCGCGCCGCAGGTGGCTTGGTTCAAGGAACTGCGCGTGCTGTCGGGTGTGGCGGTCTCTGACAACGGTGACCTGACTTTTGTGGGGGCCGATGCCCGGATTCACCGCACCGACGCACGCGGCGTGGAGAAATGGAACTATGCCGCAGGCGATATAGGCCGCGCCCACCCCATCGTCACCCCCGAAGGCAACGTCGTCGCCGCCACTTACGACGACTATCTGTACTCGCTGGACGGAGCCGGAAAACTGCTGTGGCGAGTCCGGCTGGACGGCGACCTGTTCGCCAGCCCCGCCCTTCGCGTTGACGGCAGCGTCATCGCCACCACAGCGGGCGGCAGCGTGTACGCCGTCAGTGCCGCCGGGAAGATACTGTGGACACTCAAGATTGCCGCGCCCATCTTCAGCAGCCCGGCCATCGCCCCTGACGGCACCATCTACTTTGGCGGTCAGGACAACCGCATGCACGCCGTGACGCCCGAAGGCAAGCTGAAATGGGTCTTCGCCGCCGGATCGCTGGTGTTCAGTAGCCCCGCCATAGACGCGCAGGGCAACGTGTATTTCGGTTCCAGTGACCGCCGAATCTATTCTGTCGGGCCAGACGGCAAGGTGCGCTGGTCTAGGCCCACCGGACTGTTCGTGAATGCCAGCCCGATCATTACGGGCAGCGGCCTGGTGGTCGTGGGCAGCTACGACGGCAGCCTGTACGCCATCAATACCACCGGCGAACCCGAGTGGACTTACAAGGCAGGCTCGCCCATCGCCGCGCCCGCTGCCGAACTGAGCGACGGCACCATTATCGTGGGAGACCTCGGCGGCACGTTGCACGCGGTAGGCAAGGCCGGGCAAGCCGTCTGGACGCTCAAGACGGGCAAGAAGATAGATACCGGCGTGGCCGTCAGCGATCAGGGCATGCTGTATTTCGTGACCGAAGGCGGCGGCCTCAGTGCTCTTGCCAAGCAGCGCCCGCTGGCCGACGGCGCATGGACGACGTTCCGGGGCGTGCCCACAGGCTGGGGCCGCGTGCTGACGCCAGCCGAGGCTCAGGCCCGCACGCAAGCCCGCCGCGCCGCCGCGACTGCGGTGTTGGCGACCCTGCCACCCGTGCCCAAGCCACCGACTCCTCCAGCGCCCACGCCGCCAGTCACGCCCCCCCGCCCCACGACGCCCACCCCGCCCAAGCCGCCGGTTGTCATTCCCCCGCCTGCGCCAGTGCTGACGCCCGCGCAACTGGCCGGAGCCGCTGCCACAGGCGCACGCCTAGAGGCCGGGGTGGTGTACCTGCCCCTCTCGCCCGCTGCCGGAGCCTTGGGCCTGAGCGTGCGGGTGCTGACGCCGCGCACCGCCACACTGGCCGCCAACGCCACCGACGCGGGTCAAGTCGTGCCCGTGCGGACGCTGAACAAAGTGGCCTATGTGCCGCTGTCGGCGCTGGCCAAGCTGCCCGGCACCCAAGTGACGCTGACGCAAACGCCGACGCCCGCCGTCACCTTCACCCGTCTGGGCCGCGTGACCGCCTTCCCGCTGAATCTGCCCAAAGTCATGCCGATCAAGCCTCAGCCGGAATACCCAGACGTGATCGTGCGGAAGTAG